The genomic stretch TTGGGTGTAAATTGTTCACTTAGAAAAGAACCtgactttaatttttttttttgaaactgaACATGAATTTAATTTTATACTCCCAAAatgttattcatataattattatTGTTCTGTTTTAATTTTAGTTGGTTGCCGTATTCCATTGTTTTTTAGTGTCTATATTGTTTTGAACATTACACAACATAAGAATTTGCAATCTTTTTATTGACAATGGTCTTGGGATCAAATGATGCGTTTTTGTTGTTTTCAGCAGCAGTTTTATTGTTTGTATTAATTCTTGAACTTCTTTCAGTTAGACAATGCTCCTTATGTCAAGATTAGACAGATGTCATCAAGTTGTTCAGAATCCTCAAAAGAGCTCTTTTATTATCAGTAGTGTTGTTAGATCGTTTAGCCATGGTGAAGGTCCACCATCCGAAACTAAAATCGAAATAAACAGGATCACTGCAATTATCAACGACCATTCCTTTCCTGATCAGCCACTTCAACCTGCCCTTCTGCAACATATCCCTCCACCTTTAATTTCCAACATTTTAGTGGAGAATGTTCTTGGTCGCCTTTTTGCTACCCATTCCAATGGTCTTAAAGCCCTTGAGTTCTTTGATTTTTCCCTCCATCATTCACAGTTTAGTCCAAGTACTGATGCTTTCGAGAAGATACTACACATCCTTGTACGCATGCGGTATTTCGATAGAGCATGGGAGTTGATGAAAAGAATCAGAAAAGAACATCAGTCCTTGCTTACTTTAAAGTCAATGAGCATCATGCTCTCAAAGATTGCCAAGTTCCAGTCCTATGAAGATACGCTTGCAGCATTTGGAAAGATGGAGAATGAAATTTTTGTTGGGAGGAAATTTGGTACAGAGGAGTTCAATGTACTTCTTCGAGCTTTTTGCACACAAAGGCAGATGAAGGAGGCACGGTCAGTGTTCCTAAAGATGCATTCAAGGTTTGCCCCTGACAAAAAGAGTATGAATATATTGCTGTTGGGTTTTAAGGAATCAGGAGATACTACTGCAGTTGAATTATTCTATCATGAGATGATTGCAAGAGGTTTTAAACCAAATGTTGTCACCTATAATATTAGAATTGATGTTTACTGTAAAACAGGCTGCTTAGGTGATGGTTTGAGACTTCTCGAAGAGATGGAGCGGTCAAATTTGTCCCCCACGTTAGGAACAATAACTACTCTTATTCATGGAGCTGGAATTGCTCGAAATCCAATTATGGCACGGAAATTGTTTGACAAACTCCCTGCGAGAAACTTATGTCCTGATTCTGGGGCTTATAATGCTTTGATGAGTTCGCTTATTAGGTGTAAAGATGTACAGGCTGCAGCTTCCTTGATGATTGAGATGGAAGAGAAACATATTATTCATGATTATATGACATATTACACGATGTTCTTTGGCTTGATTAAGAAAAAGGACTTTGAAGGTGTGTTTCAGCTATATGAGAAAATGACTGAAAGAAAATTTGTCCCGAATACGCGTACTGTGGTTATGTTAATGAAGGTTTACTGTGAAAATTCTCGGATTGATCTGGGCATGCATCTATGGGGTTATTTAGTGGAGAATGGATATTGTCCTCATGGTCATGCATTGGAGATTTTGTTGACAGGATTATGTTCCAAAGGGTTGATCAACGATGCTTTTGAGTGCTCCATACAAGTCCTGGAGAGGGGGAGGCACTTGAGTGATGCAGCATTTAGGATGATAGAGAGACTTCTTATGCAGGAGGGTGAAGTGGATAAAATCAGGAGGCTCACTGAGATAATTAAGAAATTGCATACTCATTTGCCTCCATTACGAGATAAGACCATAATTATTCCTGCCTAATCAGTTACAAAGTAGTGGCAATATTTCTTATCCAAGCAAGCATGTAAGTTGTAATTTTATTGTATTTGAATTTGTTTCTAACCTTGTCTAGAAATCCATACAAGCTAGATGGAGAACCCAGCTATGTTCATAATCTTGTTTTTCAAAGTTTGATTTTGATTGAATTGGGCTTAATGACTTCTAGTTTTGTTTAGGCTTACTGCTTAATCTGACATTTGATTTTGGCAAGGTAATTGAGTTACATTACACTTGTGGCTTTTAGTAATTCAATACTTGATGCAGTTGATGTATTAGTTAATCTTTTGTTTAGCTTTCCAATAAAACTTGGGTCCCCTAAACATCCATTTCAAGTGTTAACTCTCTCCATGTTTATAAGTTCGTCCTTAATAAAAAGTGGTATATCAAATGCATCTGCCAATTTTTTCTAGCCCCATACACGCCTTTTATCACAGCTTTATTGTTTCTGAAATTTCTTCCTTTCTCCACATCAGCCCTCACTAGACCGCTGTCTGGTACCAAACTTATCATCTTTAACCTTATATTCTTgccattttgattttttt from Humulus lupulus chromosome 5, drHumLupu1.1, whole genome shotgun sequence encodes the following:
- the LOC133834860 gene encoding pentatricopeptide repeat-containing protein At3g61360, which produces MLLMSRLDRCHQVVQNPQKSSFIISSVVRSFSHGEGPPSETKIEINRITAIINDHSFPDQPLQPALLQHIPPPLISNILVENVLGRLFATHSNGLKALEFFDFSLHHSQFSPSTDAFEKILHILVRMRYFDRAWELMKRIRKEHQSLLTLKSMSIMLSKIAKFQSYEDTLAAFGKMENEIFVGRKFGTEEFNVLLRAFCTQRQMKEARSVFLKMHSRFAPDKKSMNILLLGFKESGDTTAVELFYHEMIARGFKPNVVTYNIRIDVYCKTGCLGDGLRLLEEMERSNLSPTLGTITTLIHGAGIARNPIMARKLFDKLPARNLCPDSGAYNALMSSLIRCKDVQAAASLMIEMEEKHIIHDYMTYYTMFFGLIKKKDFEGVFQLYEKMTERKFVPNTRTVVMLMKVYCENSRIDLGMHLWGYLVENGYCPHGHALEILLTGLCSKGLINDAFECSIQVLERGRHLSDAAFRMIERLLMQEGEVDKIRRLTEIIKKLHTHLPPLRDKTIIIPA